The following nucleotide sequence is from Cytobacillus luteolus.
CTCTCGGTTGTCATAATTGCATAAGAATGGAGAACTCCCTAGTTTTATAAGTTTCTTTATGAATTATGGTTATTTAGTAAATTAATAGATTAATAACAATGAAATGGAGGAATTAGTGATGACAAAAACACCAATAACAGTAGCTTATGGAGATGGAATTGGCCCAGAAATCATGAAGGCAACACTGAATATTTTAGAGGCTGCAGGAGCACAACTCGATATTGAAGAAATTAAAATCGGTGAGGAAGTTTACAAGAGTGGTATAACAACTGGAATGGAACCTAATGCTTGGGACTCACTACGAAGAACAAAAGTATTTTTAAAAGCACCAATAACCACACCTCAAGGTGGTGGATACAAGAGCTTAAACGTAACTACACGAAAAGCACTGGGCTTATATGCAAATGTAAGGCCTTCTAGATCGTATTACCCATTTGTAGAAACAAAGCATCCTAAAATGGATGTTGTCATAATTCGTGAAAATGAGGAAGATTTGTATGCTGGGATTGAGCATAGACAAACTAATCAAGTGTACCAATGTTTAAAACTAATATCTCGTCCAGGTACAGAAAAGATCGTTCGTTATGCATTTGAATATGCACGCAGTCAAGGTCGTAATAAAGTTACTTGCTTTGTAAAAGATAACATTATGAAATTAACGGATGGACTTTTCACAAAAGTATTTAACGAAATTGGAGAAGAATACCCAGATATCGAAAAGGAACATTGGATTGTAGATATTGGGGCTGCAAAACTTGCAGATAGTCCAGAGTTATTTGATGTGATTGTAATGCCTAATTTATATGGAGATATACTATCGGATGTGTCTGCACAAATCTCTGGATCGGTTGGGATTGCAGGGTCTGCAAACATTGGAGATCAATGCGCAATGTTTGAAGCAATTCACGGATCTGCACCACGTCGTGCGGGTCAAAACTTAGCGAATCCATCTGGTCTTCTTCAAGGGGCAATATTAATGCTACAACATATCGGTCAACCAGAGATAGCTGAAAAGGTACACAATGCATGGCTAAAAACATTAGAAGATGGTATTCACACGTATGATATTTATAAAGAAGGAACGAGCAAAGAAAAAGTAGGGACAAAGGAATTTGCAGAGGCAGTCATTGAGAGACTAGGTCAGCTACCAGAAACTCTTGCTCCGATTTCTTATGAAAAACCATTGCCAGTTAGTATTAAAGTAAAGGAACTTCCAAAGGAAGAGAAAGAATTGGTAGGTGTTGATGTTTTTCTGGATTGGGAGAAAGGAGCACCGCATGATTTAGGTGCTGAACTTGAACAATTTAATGTGAGTGGCTTAAAGCTACATGTGATTACAAATAGAGGGGTTAAAGTGTTTCCAGGAGGATTTCCAGAGACATTTTGTACGGACCACTGGCGTTGTCGCTTCTTAGACGAAAATGGTGAAGCTATCGCTCCAAGTCAAGTTGCGGAGCTTTACACTACACTGGTGAACGCTGGATTTAATTGTATAAAAACTGAAAATCTTTACAACTTCAATGGTGAGGCTGGATTTTCTGCAGTACATGGATAATAAAAAATTGTTCTTAAAAGGTCCAGGTTGCAATAGCCTGGACCTTTTCATGGTTATGCTCTACTATATTTATTGATACTTAGCAAAAGTGAAAAGAGGTAATAATATGGCAACGCTAAAACTCGAACATGTAGGGGTAATGGTAAGAAATCTTGAAAATTCAATTGAATTTTACCAAGACATAATAGGAATGAAACTAAAGGACACGTTAGTACATACAAATGGAGTTATAAGACTGGCTTTCCTTGGCTTTGATAAGGAAGGGGAAACCGAACTCGAATTAATTGAAGGATATAATGATAACTTACCTATCGAAGGTAAAGTACACCATATTGCAATAACAGTTGATGACATCGAAGAAGAAATGAACAGGATTAAGTCATTAGATGTGAAATTAATCGATACAGAAATTACAACCCTACCAAATGGTTCAAAATACTTTTTCTTTCATGGTCCAGATGGAGAATGGATTGAGTTTTTTCAAAAGTAGGTTGATTTAATGGTGTTTCATATATAAATAAAGAAGACCGACTAGATGCATTCGGGAGAAGGAAGTCTTGTCCTAAATTAAGTAACCAGCGAAAGTGAAATAAGCGGAGTTTTTTCGGTTAAATTCAGAATGGAGCACGTTCTAGGCTAAATAAGAGGAGTTTTTCCGCTTATGCCAAGCAGAATCCCAAAATTTAATGTTTTTCAAGTCAATAGGCGGAATTTCTCCGACTATTTAGCAGATCGGATGTTAATCTGAAAACTCCCATCTTAAACTGAAATTAAATTCCAGTTATAACAACTTTGAATTATCACGGATAAAATTCAGACGTGAAAAAGCATGATGATAGATTTCTAATCACCATGCTTTTTACTACTTAATTTATTTTAAATCAAAACGATCAGCATTCATTACTTTCACCCATGTAGCAACAAAGTCACGTACAAATTTCTCTCGGTTATCGTCTTGAGCATACACTTCAGCAATAGCACGAAGAACTGAGTTTGAACCGAACACTAGGTCAACTCTAGTTGCAGTGCGCACTACTTCACCTGTGTTACGATCACGTCCTTCATACACGCTACCGTCAACAGGTCTCCACTGAACTCCCATGTCAAGTAAGTTCACAAAGAAGTCGTTTGTAAGCGTGCCGACTTGGTCAGTGAATACACCGTGCTTTGTGCCACCGAAGTTTGTGCCAAGAACACGCATACCACCAATAAGTGCTGTCATTTCTGGTGCAGTTAGGTTTAGTAGCTGTGCTTTATCTACTAAAAGCTCCTCTGGGCTTACACTGAATTGCTTCTTCTGATAGTTACGGAACCCATCAGCTACTGGCTCTAATACATCAAAGCTTTCAACATCAGTTTGATCTTGTGTTGCATCACCACGACCAGGAGCAAAAGGAACAGTTACATCAAAGCCCGCATCTTGTGCAGCTTTTTCAACTGCAGCACTACCACCTAGTACAATTAAGTCTGCAAGGCTAACTTTTTTATCTAAATGATTTTGAATATCTACTAAAACTGAAAGTACTTTTGTAAGTTGTTCAGGCTGATTTACTTCCCATTCCTTTTGTGGAGCAAGGCGGATGCGTGCACCATTTGCACCACCACGCATGTCTGATCCACGGAACGTACTAGCAGAAGCCCAAGCCGTTGTAACTAGCTCGCCAATTGTAAGACCTGAGTCTAGGATTAATACTTTGATATTAGCTACTTCTTCATCTGATAAATCATAATCAACTGTAGGAACAGGATCTTGCCAGATTAGTTCTTCGGTTGGAACTTCTGGTCCTAAATATCTTGAAACAGGACCCATGTCACGGTGTAGTAATTTGAACCATGCACGAGCAAATGCATCTGCAAACTCTTCTGGATTCTCATAGAATCGACGAGAAATCTTTTCGTATGCTGGATCATGAAGTAATGCCATGTCAGCAGTTGTCATCATAGTCGGAACTTTAACAGATGCATCTTCAGCATCTGGTGCTAGGTGCTCATCTTTTGGATCAACAATTTGCCACTGCCATGCACCTGCTGGACTCTTTGTAAGCCACCATTGATATCCAAATAATAGTTCAAAGTAACCATTATCCCACTGTGTTGGGTTAGCAGTCCATGCACCTTCAATACCACTAGTAATCGTATCACGGCCTTTACCACTGCCGTGAGTACTTTGCCAACCGAAGCCTTGTGCTTCAATAGGCGCAGCCTCTGGATCTGGACCAACATGAGCCGCATCACCAGCACCATGTGCCTTACCAAATGTATGTCCTCCAGCAATTAAAGCAACTGTTTCTTCATCGTTCATTCCCATACGTCCAAAGGTATCACGAATATCTCTAGCACTTGCAACAGGGTCTGGCTTTCCGTTGGGACCTTCTGGGTTAACATAGATAAGACCCATTTGCACAGCCGCAAGTGGATTCTCAAGCTCGCGATCACCTGTGTAACGGTTATCACCTAGCATTTCAGATTCAGAACCCCAGTAAATGTCTTCTTCTGGATGCCAGATATCTGCACGTCCACCTCCGAAGCCGAATGTCTTTCCGCCCATTGATTCAATCGCAACATTACCAGTTAGAAGCAATAAGTCAGCCCAAGAGATCTTGTTACCATACTTTTGCTTAATTGGCCAAAGAAGACGACGAGCTTTATCAAGGTTACCATTATCAGCCCAGCTGTTAAGTGGAGCAAAACGCTGATTTCCAGTACCACCACCACCACGGCCATCACCTGTACGGTATGTACCTGCAGCGTGCCAAGCCATACGGATAAAGAAAGGACCATAATGACCATAGTCAGCTGGCCACCATTCTTGGCTGTCTGTCATTAGAGTGTGAAGATCTTGTTTAAGAGCTTGGTAATCTAGTTTTTTAAATTCTTCAGTATAATTAAACTCTTCTCCCATAGGATTAGATTTTCTGTCATGCTGGTGCAAAATATTTAAGTTTAATTGATTTGGCCACCAGTCTTTATTTGTCGTCCCACTAGATTTTGGAGTAGTAGTAGCACCGTGATTAAAAGGGCATTTCCCAACGCTTGCTGTGTCTTTAGTTTCCATAATTAATTTCCTCCTTTGAGTATATAAGTAGCAAAAAGTATGCTTTTAAACTTCAGTGTTAAATAATAATAATTATTATTATGTCATCATTATAATAAACTATTAAATAAAATGAAAGAATTATTACTTGGGATATTGAAAAAAGTTTTCATTTAGTAGATTTATAGTTGGTTTTATTTGTAATAGGGCCTTTTTATAAACAATTTTTTAAATAGCTTGATATCCATTTTGAACATAGACCGTTCCTTTTCACTGCAGGCACTTGCTTTCCGCGGGGAATTATGAAAAAGCACAACTGCTGGCTTTTTCAAGGGCGAATTCCCATCGGGGAGGAAGTCAAGCCTCCTCGACGTTCCGTCTGCGGGGTCTTGACCTTTCCTCTACTTCCCGCAGGAGTCAAGTGCCTTCCGTTCTCCAATCCAATCCACTCTATTTAAATATTTAGATGCCCACAATAAGTTTAAAAGGGTTTAAATGATTCAAATAGCCCAAGAGACCTTTTCCATTTTTTTATTTTCTTGTCCTTCATAGCTAAAAATATGTAAATAGTTCTTTATTTATACTGATAGTTTCTCTATTTATTTGAAATTTTTGAAAAAAGTGCTTATACTAAATTGTGTTACTACATTAATTGGTTAAAGTGACGAATCTATTATTATTAAGGGGTAATTCGTATGTTTGAACTTTTAAAGAAATTAACGAGTCTTCATGGCCCGTGTGGTTATGAACAGCCGATTTCATATTTTATTAGAGATTATATAAAGGAATTAGTGGATGATGTGAAAATCGATCCAATTGGTAATGTGATTGCCGTTAAAAAGGGGACAAGTTCAGGACCTAAGGTGATTTTGACTGCGCATATGGATGAAGTAGGTTTTATCGTCAAAAAGATTGAAAATAATGGCTTGATTCGTTTTGAAAAATTAGGAGGACACGATGACCGTATCCTTTTAGCACAGAAAGTAAAAGTTAGAACACGAACTGAGGAATTGTTAGGTGTTATTGGGACCATGTCGGCTCACTATGTCAAATTCGATGACCCAACCAAAGTAAGAAAACACCAAAATCTTTATATTGATATAGGAGCAAAATCAAAAGAAGATGCGATTGAAATGGGTATCGAAATAGGATTACCGATAACTTGGGCAAGTGAGTTGGAGTTACTCGGGAATTCTAAAACAGGCAGAGTGGTTGGAAAAGGGTTAGATGATCGTGCTGGTTGTGCTGTTCTAATAGCAGTTCTAGAACAATTACAAGGCAAAGATTTTTTAGGTGAAATTCACTTCCTATTCACCGTTCAAGAGGAAGTCGGACTCCGAGGAGCGAAGGTAGCTTCTCATAATATTGAAGCGGATGTTGCCATTGCAGTAGACACTACTGCTGTTAGTGATACACCTGAAGAAACAATGGACCAAACGTTAGCCTTAGGTGCTGGAACTGGAATCAAGATTATAGATTTTAGCCTAATTGCACATCCAACTGTAAAAGAAAGCTTAGTTAACTTGGCGAAAGAAAATGAAATTAAGTTCCAATATGAAGTGTTCCCGGGAATTGGTACTGATGGTGGGGCTGTTTCGTTAAGTAACAAGGGAATTCCAACCGGAGTTCTTTCCATTCCTTCACGTTACGCTCAC
It contains:
- a CDS encoding M42 family metallopeptidase produces the protein MFELLKKLTSLHGPCGYEQPISYFIRDYIKELVDDVKIDPIGNVIAVKKGTSSGPKVILTAHMDEVGFIVKKIENNGLIRFEKLGGHDDRILLAQKVKVRTRTEELLGVIGTMSAHYVKFDDPTKVRKHQNLYIDIGAKSKEDAIEMGIEIGLPITWASELELLGNSKTGRVVGKGLDDRAGCAVLIAVLEQLQGKDFLGEIHFLFTVQEEVGLRGAKVASHNIEADVAIAVDTTAVSDTPEETMDQTLALGAGTGIKIIDFSLIAHPTVKESLVNLAKENEIKFQYEVFPGIGTDGGAVSLSNKGIPTGVLSIPSRYAHSPVEVVDLEDMVATQQLIYTFITSLSNDSSFSF
- a CDS encoding NADP-dependent isocitrate dehydrogenase, with amino-acid sequence MTKTPITVAYGDGIGPEIMKATLNILEAAGAQLDIEEIKIGEEVYKSGITTGMEPNAWDSLRRTKVFLKAPITTPQGGGYKSLNVTTRKALGLYANVRPSRSYYPFVETKHPKMDVVIIRENEEDLYAGIEHRQTNQVYQCLKLISRPGTEKIVRYAFEYARSQGRNKVTCFVKDNIMKLTDGLFTKVFNEIGEEYPDIEKEHWIVDIGAAKLADSPELFDVIVMPNLYGDILSDVSAQISGSVGIAGSANIGDQCAMFEAIHGSAPRRAGQNLANPSGLLQGAILMLQHIGQPEIAEKVHNAWLKTLEDGIHTYDIYKEGTSKEKVGTKEFAEAVIERLGQLPETLAPISYEKPLPVSIKVKELPKEEKELVGVDVFLDWEKGAPHDLGAELEQFNVSGLKLHVITNRGVKVFPGGFPETFCTDHWRCRFLDENGEAIAPSQVAELYTTLVNAGFNCIKTENLYNFNGEAGFSAVHG
- a CDS encoding VOC family protein; its protein translation is MATLKLEHVGVMVRNLENSIEFYQDIIGMKLKDTLVHTNGVIRLAFLGFDKEGETELELIEGYNDNLPIEGKVHHIAITVDDIEEEMNRIKSLDVKLIDTEITTLPNGSKYFFFHGPDGEWIEFFQK
- the katG gene encoding catalase/peroxidase HPI, producing METKDTASVGKCPFNHGATTTPKSSGTTNKDWWPNQLNLNILHQHDRKSNPMGEEFNYTEEFKKLDYQALKQDLHTLMTDSQEWWPADYGHYGPFFIRMAWHAAGTYRTGDGRGGGGTGNQRFAPLNSWADNGNLDKARRLLWPIKQKYGNKISWADLLLLTGNVAIESMGGKTFGFGGGRADIWHPEEDIYWGSESEMLGDNRYTGDRELENPLAAVQMGLIYVNPEGPNGKPDPVASARDIRDTFGRMGMNDEETVALIAGGHTFGKAHGAGDAAHVGPDPEAAPIEAQGFGWQSTHGSGKGRDTITSGIEGAWTANPTQWDNGYFELLFGYQWWLTKSPAGAWQWQIVDPKDEHLAPDAEDASVKVPTMMTTADMALLHDPAYEKISRRFYENPEEFADAFARAWFKLLHRDMGPVSRYLGPEVPTEELIWQDPVPTVDYDLSDEEVANIKVLILDSGLTIGELVTTAWASASTFRGSDMRGGANGARIRLAPQKEWEVNQPEQLTKVLSVLVDIQNHLDKKVSLADLIVLGGSAAVEKAAQDAGFDVTVPFAPGRGDATQDQTDVESFDVLEPVADGFRNYQKKQFSVSPEELLVDKAQLLNLTAPEMTALIGGMRVLGTNFGGTKHGVFTDQVGTLTNDFFVNLLDMGVQWRPVDGSVYEGRDRNTGEVVRTATRVDLVFGSNSVLRAIAEVYAQDDNREKFVRDFVATWVKVMNADRFDLK